A single region of the Microcella sp. genome encodes:
- a CDS encoding helix-turn-helix transcriptional regulator encodes MRTPEAAHQHDLLSKYDAERLAELMQALASPVRLRILSALRGGPITVTELTERLGIGQTTVSNHLRLLRHLSLVDGDRQGRHIFYSLFDEHVVDLLDDAVGHVVHLPRIGERGSGGLSI; translated from the coding sequence GTGAGAACGCCGGAGGCAGCACACCAGCATGATCTGCTGAGCAAGTATGACGCGGAACGACTTGCCGAGCTTATGCAGGCCCTCGCCTCACCGGTGAGGCTACGGATTCTGAGCGCACTGCGCGGGGGACCAATCACCGTCACTGAGCTGACCGAACGGCTCGGAATCGGGCAGACGACGGTGTCGAACCACCTGCGACTCTTGCGGCACCTCAGCCTGGTGGACGGCGACCGCCAGGGGCGCCACATCTTCTATTCGCTGTTCGACGAGCACGTCGTCGACCTGCTCGACGACGCGGTTGGTCACGTGGTGCACCTACCGCGGATTGGCGAGCGAGGCTCCGGCGGTCTATCGATTTAG
- the ccsB gene encoding c-type cytochrome biogenesis protein CcsB encodes METFAALSLVAVYSAMGVYTLAFILFTFDLAKRSADQPAPAARVTESEASVRQAGTVSTAVRATTTMDAPPTGATRFQRVAFALALLGWVLHVGATVLRGVAAGRVPWVNMFEFGLTATAIGMGVFLIAQVWKDLRFLGAYITGMTVLALGIVTVNFYVDVIPLPPALQSVWLVIHVFVASLATGFFAIGAGLSIMQLLSARRAAHKTEGLRFLDTLPGATTLESLAYRVNVVGFVFWTFTLIAGAIWAERAWGRYWGWDTKEVWTFIIWTLFAGYIHARATRGWRGERSAWLAIVGFSAVIFNYTIVNLFFKGLHSYSGL; translated from the coding sequence ATGGAAACTTTCGCTGCCCTCTCGCTCGTCGCCGTGTATTCGGCTATGGGCGTGTATACCCTCGCGTTTATTCTCTTTACCTTCGATCTCGCGAAACGCAGCGCGGATCAGCCCGCGCCAGCCGCGAGGGTTACCGAATCAGAGGCGTCGGTGCGGCAGGCGGGCACCGTTTCTACAGCGGTCCGGGCGACAACGACGATGGACGCCCCGCCGACAGGCGCGACCCGGTTCCAGCGCGTAGCGTTCGCACTCGCGCTCCTCGGCTGGGTGCTGCACGTCGGCGCGACTGTGTTGCGGGGGGTCGCCGCGGGTCGTGTTCCGTGGGTCAACATGTTCGAGTTCGGCCTGACCGCAACCGCGATCGGCATGGGCGTCTTCTTGATCGCACAAGTCTGGAAAGACCTTCGCTTCCTCGGCGCCTACATCACTGGCATGACCGTGTTGGCACTCGGGATCGTGACAGTGAATTTTTACGTTGATGTGATCCCGCTTCCGCCGGCCTTGCAGTCTGTGTGGCTCGTCATCCACGTTTTTGTTGCCTCACTAGCGACGGGCTTCTTCGCTATTGGCGCCGGGCTCTCGATCATGCAACTGTTGAGCGCTCGCCGCGCCGCGCACAAGACCGAAGGCCTGCGCTTTCTCGACACGCTGCCCGGGGCGACGACGCTCGAGTCGCTCGCCTATCGCGTCAACGTCGTCGGATTCGTGTTCTGGACCTTCACCCTCATCGCCGGAGCGATCTGGGCCGAGCGCGCCTGGGGTCGCTACTGGGGCTGGGACACCAAAGAGGTGTGGACTTTCATCATCTGGACACTCTTCGCCGGCTACATTCACGCACGTGCCACGCGTGGCTGGCGTGGTGAGCGCTCGGCGTGGCTGGCGATCGTCGGCTTCTCCGCCGTGATCTTCAACTACACGATCGTCAACCTCTTCTTCAAGGGGTTGCACTCGTATTCGGGCCTATAG
- a CDS encoding cytochrome c biogenesis protein ResB encodes MEPLRPSDHFDSEAPTRSATIAQPKLNAFGWLRFAWRQLTSMRTALVLLLLLAVAAIPGSLVPQRSADPNGVVQYERNNPELFAVLDTLQVFDTYSSVWFSSIYLLLFVSLIGCVIPRTQHHWRALRAAPPATPARLNRLVGYTERQAAGDVAAALEAGERVLRREGFRVARYGDSISAERGYLRETGNLVFHFALLGVLVTVGVAGGFGYNGQRVIVQGQSFTNQLTSFDSFSPGRFFDETRLDPFSIRLDDFVPVYDLDTTTGFPIALDFTASVTVVENGVERTEDIKVNEPIDIAGTTTYLLGNGFAPWITVYDAEGIAVFSQPVPFLPQDSNLTSLGVVKVPDGLDEQLGMIGFFYPSAVPLESGALTSIFPQPDQPVLTLNAFVGDLKLNEGVPRSVYSLKTDELTQITGGDTGVESLVLGLGDAVELPDGLGSVEFTSLPRFVSLEVHHDPTQVGVLISVVLAFLGLLTSLFVPRRRLWIVAESTEGGVRLQYAGLARGDDPGLERAVGELADAHVATLRDVSGERAAQSTQLPASRA; translated from the coding sequence GTGGAACCGTTACGCCCCTCTGACCATTTCGACAGCGAGGCACCGACACGGTCGGCGACGATCGCGCAGCCGAAGCTGAATGCCTTCGGCTGGTTGCGGTTCGCCTGGCGTCAGCTCACGAGCATGCGCACGGCACTCGTACTACTGCTGCTGCTCGCGGTCGCGGCGATTCCTGGGTCGCTTGTGCCGCAGCGCTCGGCCGACCCCAACGGCGTCGTGCAATACGAGCGAAACAACCCCGAGTTGTTCGCTGTCTTGGACACCCTGCAGGTTTTCGACACCTACAGCTCGGTCTGGTTCTCGTCCATCTACTTGCTCCTGTTCGTTTCGCTCATCGGCTGCGTGATCCCGCGCACCCAGCACCACTGGCGGGCGCTGCGGGCCGCACCGCCCGCGACCCCTGCGCGTTTGAACCGGCTGGTCGGGTACACCGAGCGCCAGGCGGCCGGCGATGTCGCGGCGGCTCTTGAGGCCGGCGAACGGGTGCTGCGTCGAGAGGGTTTCCGTGTCGCGCGGTATGGCGACTCGATCAGCGCCGAGCGGGGCTATCTGCGCGAGACCGGCAACCTCGTCTTCCACTTCGCACTGCTCGGTGTTCTGGTGACCGTGGGGGTCGCTGGAGGGTTCGGCTACAACGGTCAGCGGGTCATTGTTCAAGGCCAGAGCTTCACGAACCAACTCACGAGCTTCGACTCATTCAGCCCCGGTCGCTTTTTTGACGAGACAAGGCTCGATCCCTTCTCGATTCGGCTTGATGACTTCGTGCCCGTCTATGACCTCGATACCACGACAGGTTTCCCAATCGCTCTCGACTTCACCGCATCAGTGACGGTGGTCGAGAACGGAGTCGAACGCACCGAGGACATCAAGGTGAACGAGCCGATCGATATCGCCGGGACGACGACGTACCTGCTGGGCAACGGGTTCGCGCCGTGGATCACGGTCTATGATGCTGAGGGAATCGCGGTCTTCAGTCAACCCGTGCCGTTCTTGCCACAGGATTCGAATCTCACGAGTCTCGGTGTCGTGAAAGTGCCTGATGGGCTTGACGAACAACTCGGCATGATCGGGTTCTTCTATCCCTCCGCCGTTCCGCTGGAATCGGGCGCCCTAACATCGATTTTTCCGCAGCCAGACCAGCCGGTGCTGACGCTCAATGCCTTCGTCGGCGACCTCAAGTTGAACGAGGGGGTGCCGCGCAGTGTCTACTCGCTCAAGACGGACGAACTGACGCAAATCACGGGCGGCGACACGGGGGTCGAGTCACTTGTTCTCGGTTTGGGCGACGCAGTCGAGTTGCCCGACGGACTTGGCTCGGTTGAGTTCACGAGCCTCCCCCGGTTCGTGAGTCTCGAAGTGCATCACGATCCGACGCAAGTCGGTGTACTGATCTCCGTCGTGCTTGCCTTCCTCGGCCTGCTCACCAGCCTCTTCGTGCCGCGCCGTCGCTTGTGGATCGTGGCCGAGAGCACCGAGGGCGGCGTGCGCCTGCAGTACGCGGGGCTCGCGCGCGGCGACGACCCCGGGCTCGAGCGAGCCGTGGGCGAGCTCGCCGACGCGCACGTGGCCACGCTTCGTGATGTGAGCGGCGAACGAGCAGCTCAGTCGACCCAGCTCCCAGCATCCCGCGCGTAG
- a CDS encoding cytochrome c biogenesis CcdA family protein, whose amino-acid sequence MIGIAGTLAGAVNPIGAIVLSGNLLLAVPIALAAGFLAFASPCVLPLVPGYLAYIGGVTSSSELEQRRGRLLLGVMLFVVGYSLVFVSFSIVFATAGLLLLPWIDVITRVAGVIVILMGLVFIGQVSFLQRSLAPRIQVATGLGGAPLLGIVFGLGWAPCIGPTLIAVNALVINEGDIGRAAIIALAYCLGLGIPFLLVAFGFRWVAGATDWLKRNIRVINIVGGALLIVIGIAMVTGLWQQFISSLGAVISGTVTPL is encoded by the coding sequence GTGATCGGCATCGCGGGCACTCTCGCGGGCGCGGTCAACCCAATCGGTGCGATCGTGCTGAGCGGCAACCTCCTACTCGCCGTGCCCATCGCGCTCGCCGCCGGGTTTCTCGCTTTCGCCTCGCCGTGTGTGCTGCCACTCGTACCTGGCTACCTCGCCTACATCGGCGGCGTCACGAGCAGCAGCGAACTCGAGCAACGGCGGGGCCGCCTGCTGCTGGGTGTGATGCTCTTCGTGGTGGGGTACAGCCTCGTCTTCGTGAGCTTCTCGATCGTCTTCGCCACAGCGGGTCTGCTGTTGCTGCCCTGGATCGATGTCATCACCCGCGTCGCGGGCGTCATCGTGATTCTCATGGGGCTCGTCTTCATCGGACAGGTGTCGTTCCTGCAGCGCTCGCTCGCGCCGCGCATCCAGGTCGCCACGGGGCTCGGAGGCGCCCCGCTGCTCGGCATCGTGTTCGGGCTCGGCTGGGCGCCGTGCATCGGCCCCACGCTCATCGCGGTCAACGCGCTCGTCATCAACGAGGGCGATATCGGGCGCGCAGCGATCATCGCGCTCGCCTACTGTCTCGGGCTGGGTATCCCGTTTCTCCTCGTCGCCTTCGGTTTCCGCTGGGTGGCGGGCGCGACCGACTGGCTCAAGCGCAACATCCGAGTCATCAACATCGTCGGCGGCGCCCTGTTGATTGTCATCGGTATCGCCATGGTCACGGGCCTCTGGCAGCAGTTCATTTCGAGCCTCGGGGCGGTGATCAGTGGAACCGTTACGCCCCTCTGA
- a CDS encoding TlpA disulfide reductase family protein: MSARTSRPTRRLVVAFAVASAVVLSGCTANDGLAEQYRSGNGQGYISGDGAYTVIAEADRGEPIEFEGVIETGDTVSSDDYRGEVLVVNFWYAACPPCRLEAPDLEAISQQFAPDGVRFLGVNIYDQAPTAMSFAEEFGVTYPSILDVNDGSVRLAFAGQVAPNAVPTTLVLDQQGRVAARISGVISEPSVLRSMITDVLAEDS; this comes from the coding sequence ATGAGTGCCCGCACCAGCCGACCTACCCGCCGCCTCGTCGTCGCCTTCGCGGTCGCGAGCGCCGTCGTGCTCTCTGGATGCACTGCCAACGACGGCCTCGCCGAGCAGTACCGCTCAGGCAACGGGCAGGGGTACATTTCGGGCGACGGCGCCTACACGGTCATTGCCGAGGCCGACCGAGGTGAGCCGATCGAGTTCGAGGGCGTCATCGAGACGGGCGACACGGTCTCGAGCGATGACTATCGCGGCGAGGTGCTCGTTGTGAACTTCTGGTACGCCGCGTGCCCGCCTTGCCGGCTTGAGGCCCCCGATCTTGAGGCGATCTCGCAGCAGTTCGCGCCCGACGGTGTGCGCTTTCTCGGGGTGAACATCTACGACCAGGCACCCACCGCGATGTCGTTCGCCGAGGAGTTCGGGGTGACCTACCCCTCGATTCTCGACGTCAATGACGGGTCGGTGCGTCTCGCGTTCGCGGGGCAGGTCGCGCCGAACGCCGTGCCGACCACGCTCGTGCTCGACCAGCAGGGCCGCGTCGCCGCTCGTATCTCAGGGGTCATCAGCGAGCCGAGTGTGCTGCGCTCGATGATCACCGACGTGCTCGCCGAAGACTCGTGA
- a CDS encoding NAD(P)/FAD-dependent oxidoreductase yields MIHDHEVVIIGGGQAGLAAGRHAQSQGLNYIILEASNAVGSAWRERYDSLTLFTPRSFSGLPDLRLSGDQDGYPTRDEVVDYLQHYVQSFDLNVVLDQPVRKVTKDGEQFTVATQSATYTAPAVVVATGPFPTPRVPAWASLTDGVRQLHSSAYRNAAQIQGKRVLVVGGGNSGAQIAEELAAEYEIDMAVNAPTRFMPAKILGKSLFWWLDALGVLNAPSDSFRATTLRRRGDPVIGTSLKRLLQRGAVRLKPAAMSMTEGTVFFADKTSGQYDTIIYCTGFTADYGWMQIPDALDQNGMPSHKGGQSETVSGLYFLGLGWLRSRNSALIGGVGTDAKVIIDRIAGSVKTAAARDTSEARR; encoded by the coding sequence ATGATTCACGATCACGAAGTTGTCATTATCGGGGGAGGTCAGGCAGGGCTCGCCGCCGGCCGTCACGCCCAGTCGCAGGGACTGAACTACATCATTCTGGAAGCGAGCAACGCTGTCGGGAGTGCCTGGCGTGAAAGGTATGACAGCCTGACTCTCTTCACCCCACGATCGTTTAGTGGCCTTCCTGACCTTCGGTTGTCCGGCGACCAGGATGGGTACCCGACCAGGGACGAAGTCGTCGACTATCTGCAGCATTACGTCCAAAGCTTCGACCTCAATGTCGTACTTGATCAGCCAGTGCGCAAGGTCACGAAAGATGGCGAACAGTTCACCGTCGCGACGCAGTCGGCAACCTACACCGCACCGGCCGTCGTGGTTGCCACCGGCCCTTTCCCGACGCCTCGAGTACCGGCATGGGCTTCACTAACCGACGGCGTACGGCAGCTGCATAGCTCGGCCTACCGAAACGCCGCTCAGATCCAGGGCAAGAGAGTACTGGTCGTGGGTGGTGGAAACTCCGGAGCTCAGATTGCTGAGGAGCTGGCCGCTGAGTACGAGATTGATATGGCCGTCAATGCACCAACGCGGTTCATGCCCGCGAAGATACTCGGCAAGAGTTTGTTCTGGTGGCTCGACGCACTGGGCGTCCTCAACGCCCCCTCTGACAGCTTCAGGGCCACGACGCTTCGACGACGGGGAGACCCGGTCATCGGCACATCCCTCAAGCGCCTCCTGCAGCGCGGTGCCGTCAGGCTGAAGCCTGCGGCGATGTCCATGACAGAGGGAACGGTGTTCTTCGCTGACAAGACGAGTGGTCAGTACGACACGATCATCTACTGCACCGGCTTTACCGCTGACTATGGGTGGATGCAGATCCCGGACGCTCTCGATCAGAACGGCATGCCCTCACACAAGGGTGGACAGTCCGAAACCGTCAGCGGGCTGTACTTCCTCGGCTTGGGATGGCTTCGTTCACGAAACTCTGCCCTCATTGGTGGCGTCGGCACCGATGCCAAGGTCATCATCGATCGGATCGCCGGCAGCGTTAAGACCGCCGCTGCGCGCGACACTTCGGAGGCACGCAGATGA
- a CDS encoding cation diffusion facilitator family transporter, translating to MSADEHTHAGGTINRRRLAIAFGLTASVLVAEVIGAIITRSLALLVDAAHMLTDAGGLLVALFAAKLMERPATSRRTWGLRRAEVLAATVQAAVLLGVGVFVVIEAVQRFSQPAEIASVELLFFGIVGLVANIVAIVVLPGGRGDNLNMRAAFLEVLNDTLGSFAVIVAAVVIMTTGFQQADSIAALLVGVLIIPRTLRLLRDAVDVLLESVPRGIDLDDVRQHLLDEEHVVDVHDLHITQIATGLPVLTAHVVVEAGCFHDGHAPEITQALQRCVAEHFPVAIDHATFQLEPAGAVQAHDMH from the coding sequence CGACGAGCACACTCATGCCGGCGGCACGATTAATCGTCGGCGCCTGGCGATCGCTTTTGGCCTTACCGCCAGCGTTCTCGTCGCTGAGGTGATCGGGGCGATCATCACCCGGTCGCTCGCGCTGCTCGTGGACGCGGCCCACATGCTGACCGATGCGGGTGGACTGCTTGTCGCACTCTTCGCGGCCAAGCTTATGGAACGACCCGCAACATCACGCCGCACCTGGGGCCTCCGTCGTGCGGAGGTGCTCGCTGCCACCGTGCAAGCCGCTGTCCTGCTGGGCGTAGGTGTTTTCGTAGTCATCGAAGCTGTGCAGCGATTCAGCCAACCGGCAGAGATTGCCAGCGTCGAGCTCCTCTTCTTCGGCATCGTTGGCCTCGTCGCGAACATCGTCGCGATCGTGGTGCTCCCCGGCGGACGCGGGGACAACCTCAACATGCGGGCCGCATTCCTGGAGGTGCTCAACGACACCCTGGGATCCTTCGCCGTCATCGTCGCTGCTGTGGTGATCATGACGACCGGGTTCCAGCAGGCTGACTCGATCGCTGCGTTGCTGGTGGGCGTGCTTATTATTCCCCGCACGTTGCGCCTGCTCCGGGACGCCGTCGATGTTCTGCTCGAGTCAGTACCGCGCGGCATCGACCTCGACGATGTGCGACAGCACCTGCTGGATGAGGAGCATGTCGTCGACGTTCATGACTTGCACATCACGCAAATTGCTACTGGGCTGCCCGTACTGACTGCCCACGTTGTCGTGGAGGCAGGTTGCTTCCACGACGGCCACGCACCCGAGATCACTCAAGCGCTGCAGCGCTGTGTCGCCGAGCACTTCCCGGTCGCGATCGACCATGCAACATTCCAGCTCGAACCAGCAGGAGCGGTCCAGGCGCACGACATGCACTGA